A single region of the Marinobacter salinisoli genome encodes:
- the rlmN gene encoding 23S rRNA (adenine(2503)-C(2))-methyltransferase RlmN, which yields MTAAAEKTNLLGMPKTKLEAFFESLGEKRFRATQILKWMHQSGVDDFDQMTNVSKALREKLKEIAEIRGPEVVYDETSKDGTRKWVMRMDNGNSVETVLIPDGERGTLCVSSQIGCSLDCTFCSTGKRGFNRNLTAAEIIGQVWVARKSFMPFENGSDRPITNVVMMGMGEPLLNFDNVVDAMNLMMEDLAYGLSKRRVTLSTSGVVPAIDRLGEVTDVSLAISLHAPNDELRNKLVPLNKKYPISELLAATRRYLARLPDKRKATIEYTVIEGMNDQPEHATQLVSLLRGLPCKINLIPFNPFPESDFKRPSMNATRRFQAVLNEAGYVTTIRTTRGDDIDAACGQLVGRVEDRTRRSQRYIDVQQVNP from the coding sequence ATGACGGCGGCCGCTGAAAAAACGAATCTGCTAGGGATGCCAAAGACGAAGCTGGAGGCTTTTTTCGAATCCCTGGGGGAAAAACGTTTTCGTGCCACTCAGATCCTGAAGTGGATGCACCAGTCTGGTGTGGATGACTTCGATCAAATGACCAATGTCAGTAAGGCATTGCGTGAAAAACTGAAAGAGATTGCCGAAATTCGTGGTCCAGAGGTGGTGTATGACGAAACCTCGAAGGACGGGACCCGCAAGTGGGTTATGCGGATGGACAACGGCAACAGCGTTGAGACTGTTCTGATTCCGGATGGCGAACGTGGCACCTTGTGTGTGTCTTCGCAGATCGGTTGCAGCCTGGATTGCACGTTCTGCTCTACGGGAAAGCGGGGCTTCAACCGCAACCTCACCGCCGCCGAGATTATCGGGCAGGTCTGGGTAGCGCGCAAATCATTCATGCCGTTTGAAAACGGCTCGGACCGCCCCATCACCAATGTGGTGATGATGGGAATGGGCGAACCGCTGCTGAACTTCGATAACGTTGTCGACGCCATGAACCTGATGATGGAAGACCTGGCGTATGGTCTTTCCAAGCGTCGCGTGACGCTCAGTACCTCGGGTGTTGTTCCCGCTATTGATCGCCTGGGCGAGGTGACTGATGTGTCTCTGGCCATCTCACTGCATGCGCCGAACGACGAACTGCGTAACAAGCTTGTGCCGTTGAACAAGAAGTACCCGATCTCCGAGCTTCTGGCTGCCACGCGCCGGTATCTTGCCCGCCTCCCTGACAAGCGAAAGGCAACGATCGAGTACACGGTTATCGAAGGAATGAATGATCAGCCCGAACACGCCACGCAGCTGGTTAGCCTGCTGAGGGGGCTGCCGTGCAAGATCAATCTGATTCCGTTCAATCCTTTCCCGGAGAGCGATTTCAAACGCCCGAGCATGAATGCAACCCGCCGGTTCCAGGCGGTACTGAATGAGGCGGGTTATGTGACGACGATTCGTACCACTCGCGGCGACGACATTGATGCCGCGTGCGGTCAGTTGGTCGGGCGCGTAGAGGACAGGACTCGGCGAAGTCAGCGATATATTGATGTTCAGCAGGTTAATCCCTGA
- the pilW gene encoding type IV pilus biogenesis/stability protein PilW has product MLLAALFVTGCVTTVDSRFSREADRQEAIEDYVQLATAYIGQGNLERARHHLDRALELDADSASARAAMGLVYNTEGETELAESSFERAIDADPDYTRGRVYYGAFLFGQNRMEEARDQFRAASRDTDYKERGSVFYNLGMTEEQLDQSEQAEAAYRRAVELSRGDARSLLALSRVLADQGDYSNASRYYSRLTSVMQRNQRLRHSPESLLTGIRIAHNMNDHDQAASLALQLKNNYPESVEYQQYKVLISNGQ; this is encoded by the coding sequence ATGCTGCTGGCTGCTTTGTTTGTCACAGGTTGCGTGACCACGGTAGATAGCCGTTTTTCCCGGGAGGCTGATCGCCAGGAAGCCATCGAGGATTACGTTCAGCTGGCAACCGCCTATATCGGACAGGGCAACCTTGAGCGCGCCCGTCACCACCTTGATCGGGCGCTGGAGCTTGATGCCGACAGTGCCTCCGCCAGGGCCGCTATGGGCCTGGTCTACAACACGGAGGGCGAGACCGAACTGGCAGAATCCAGTTTTGAGCGAGCCATCGATGCAGATCCGGACTACACCCGGGGCAGGGTTTATTACGGCGCGTTTCTGTTCGGACAGAACCGGATGGAAGAGGCGCGTGACCAGTTCAGGGCCGCCTCACGGGATACCGATTACAAGGAGCGGGGCTCGGTGTTCTATAACCTGGGGATGACCGAAGAGCAGCTTGACCAGTCAGAACAGGCCGAAGCCGCGTACCGAAGGGCGGTTGAGCTGTCCCGCGGGGACGCCCGTTCATTGTTGGCACTGTCTCGTGTGTTAGCCGATCAGGGCGACTACAGCAATGCCTCTAGATACTACTCACGTCTTACCTCAGTGATGCAGAGAAACCAGCGACTGCGCCATTCTCCGGAGAGTCTGCTCACGGGGATTCGTATCGCACATAACATGAACGACCATGACCAGGCGGCCAGTCTTGCGCTGCAGCTGAAGAATAACTACCCAGAGTCAGTCGAATACCAACAATATAAGGTGCTGATTTCCAATGGCCAATGA
- the ndk gene encoding nucleoside-diphosphate kinase produces MATERTLSIIKPDAVAKNVIGEIYSRFEKADLKIVAAKMMHLTQEQAEGFYAEHKERPFFNDLVAFMTSGPVVVQVLEGEGAILKNRDLMGATNPKEAEAGTIRADFASSIDANAVHGSDSAASAEREVAYFFNDNEICPRG; encoded by the coding sequence ATGGCAACTGAGCGTACGCTCTCTATTATCAAGCCCGACGCGGTAGCAAAGAACGTGATCGGCGAAATCTACAGCCGCTTTGAAAAAGCTGACCTGAAAATTGTTGCTGCCAAAATGATGCACCTGACTCAGGAGCAGGCCGAAGGCTTTTACGCTGAGCACAAAGAGCGTCCGTTCTTCAACGACCTGGTTGCCTTTATGACCTCTGGCCCGGTTGTGGTTCAGGTACTGGAAGGCGAGGGTGCCATCCTGAAGAACCGTGATCTGATGGGTGCAACCAACCCGAAAGAAGCTGAGGCCGGCACTATCCGTGCGGACTTTGCCTCTTCTATCGATGCGAACGCTGTTCACGGTTCGGACTCCGCAGCATCTGCTGAGCGCGAAGTAGCTTACTTCTTCAATGACAACGAGATCTGCCCGCGCGGCTGA